Sequence from the Rhodococcus pseudokoreensis genome:
CCGCGCTCTTGTCGCCGGGCGAGGCCTCGACCGCGCGCTCGAAGCACTCCCGGACGACGACGAACTCGAGCGGCGGGCAAAGCAGGGCACGGGACTGACCTCTCCGGAATTGGCCACCCTTACTGCCCATGTGAAACTGGCACTGAAGACGGACCTGCTTGCCGGCGACCTGCCCGACGGTGACGCCTTCACCGACCGGCTCCTGCAGTACTTCCCCGAGCGGCTCCGACGGGACTACGCCGACGCCATCGGCGATCACCGTCTCCGGCGCGAGATCATCGCCACCGTCGTCACCAACGAGGTCATAGACACCGGCGGTATCAGCTACGTGTTCCGGCTCGGCGAGGACCTCGGCGCGTCGAGCACCGACGCGGTCCGCGCCTACGCCGCCGCCAGCGCCATCGTCGGTCTCCCGGCCCTGGTCCAGCAGATCCGCCAGGGTGCGCCGAATACCGCCGTTTCCGATCTCATGATCACCGAGGTACGTCGGCTGCTCGACCGGGTGTCACGGTGGCTGCTCAATCACCGTCCGCAGCCGATCGCGATCGGAGCCGAGATCGCCCGCTACGGCCGGGCCGTCGAGCACCTGATGCCGAAAGTTCCGGGATGGTTGCAAGGCCCGGACGCCGCCGTCGTCCACACCCGCGCGACCGAGCTGACCACGCTCGGCGCCCCACCCGACCAGGCGACCGCCATCGTCAGCCTGCTGCACGGGTTCTGTGCAGTGGACATCATCGACATCGCCGACCTCGAGGACCGCGACGTCGACGAGGTCGCCGAGTTGTACTACACGCTCAATGCTCACCTGAGTGTCGACTATCTGCTGACCGCGATCTCAGGACTCGACGACACGGACCGCTGGAACGCTCTCGCCCGGCTCGCCCTACGCGACGACGTCTATAGCTCCATGCGCCTGCTCACCCTGGACGCCTTGTCCGGATCGTCCCCGGCCGAGTCCGCCGCGGCGAAGATCACCGACTGGGAAGCGACCAACACCTCACGGTTGACCCGCGCCCGAGCGATCCTGGCCGAGATCTTCGACTCGAACCCCGCCGACCTGGCGACCCTCTCGGTCGCCGCACGCCAGGTGCGGACCATGGTCGGCCGCTCACGGCCGCAACAGCCCACGAACTGACCACGGAGACACACCTTGTCACCACAATTTGCCATCCACGCCGGCACGCGGATCGACGAGTACGGCGAACACCACATCGCCGACCTGCAGCCCGACGGAACCCTGCATGTCCTCGACGCCGACCGCGACGTCGCCGGCACCTATCCGCCGGCACGGTGGACAGTCCTGGCCACCCACGTTCGACCGCATTCCCAGCAGTACTTAGGTAGCTCGGCGTGGCGGCTCGAGCTTCCGTAACTGTCCGCAGGCGAGGAGATCAACTGTCCGCCATAGGAACGCCCCTCCTCTCCTTTGACAGCGGACTCAGTTCCCGAATCCGACACCTCCCAGAGTGGTCGCAAGCCTTTCTCGATGACGCTCTGCCCCTGCGGATTCGACAGATGCAGAGCGGAGCGGCAACAACTCGTGTCGACTACGTCGAAACCCTGAACTATTTCATTGCCCCGTGTGCGGCCGCGGCAGGCGTGAGTGCGGCGGGTTGAGTGGTCGAGCGGAGCGGGAACGGGGGAGCCGTACAGCCCCGGATGGTGGCGCTGAGTTGTCGAGTGCGGCAATTCGCCGTAACTCTTCTTGCTCTGGTGTGAGTGTCGATGTCTGCGTGCGGACCTGCTCCGTAGCCACTTCGCCGCGTGCGGAATCCACACCCCTCAACAGCCGCGGCTGTTGAGGGGTGTGGATGGTGGCGAGCTCGGTTCGTACGGCGTTCTCGACGTCGAGTGCCCGGTGCAACTCGCCTGCGCAAACTCCGCGCCGACGGGGTGAAACAGATCGTGATGCTTACGGGCGATGACCCCGACACCGCGGCCGCGGTCGCCGCCGAACTCGGCATCGACCACTGGCGCGCCGAGGTCATGCCCGACGACAAACCCGACGCGGTGCGCGCACTACAGCGAGGCGGTCACGTCGTCGCCATGGTCGGGGACGGCACCAACGACGCCCCCGTCCTCGCCGCCGTCGTGCACAACGCGTCCTCGGTCGCCGTGGTCGGTAAACAGCTCGCGGCTGATCCGCTACACACTCTGAGCTCGTCCAACAGATCAGATTCATCACGCCTACCTCAGCGGGACTCGGGTCCGCCATTCTCGGCTGCGCCAGCGTGGTGGTCGGTGCCTCGTTATCGCGACCTTGCCGACCGTGCACTTTGAAAGTACATTGAAAGTATGTCTGTGGGTGAGGTGCCGTTCTCGGATATCCAGAACAAGGGGAAGGCGACACTGTCGCAGTGGCAGCGGTCGGGTGCGCGGCCGCTGCGGGTGACGCGGCGCGACGATGAGGACCTGGTGTTGATGACGGCGGCGCGGGCGGACCAGGAGCGGGAGGTGCTCGCGGCGGCGACGGCGATGGTCGACGCCCTGCTGCATTCGGATGACGGTGTTCTGGTCCGTAAGGTTGTCGCTGCGGCGTTTCCGTGGGTGAGCTACCTGTCGGGTGAGGAGGTCGCCGACTTCGTCGACGAGCTGATCAACGCGCTGCGGGCGGGTTCGTCGCTGGATAATCCGGCTCCGCCGGCCCGCACGATCGAGACGTGGCGCCACACGGCGGAGGTGTATGCCGATCCGGAGCTCGCCCGGATCCTGTCGATGCCGTCCGAGGGTGACTTCGGGGCCGTGCCGGTGCCGGAGCTGTGAGCCCGAAGCGGGGTGAGCGCGTCGCGCCGCCGGCGGCGGGGGAGCTGTGGGACCTGCGGTTCGCGACCAGTGATGCGGTAAAGGGGTGGGACGAGCTGTGCCGGCAGGCGCCGGCGAACACGCTGGTGGCGTACGAGGAGATGCGACGCCGCACGGTCGCGGGGGAGTCGACGACGCGCCATCACCGGTTGAAGGGCAAGCTCGCGACCGGGGTGCACAACGGCGTCGAGATGGAGCAGTGGCAGTACGAGGTCACCGCCGGTGGCCGCATCTGGTACGTGATGGACATCGAGCACCACACCTTGTGGCTGAAGTACGCGGGCACAGGACATCCCAAGCAGACTGAATAATGTTGCTGAGGACCCGAATGGGGCGAATCAACGCCATCGAGTTCGGGGTGGTGGCAGCCACGACCGAAAGCGCTGCACTGGGGCCTGCCGGGCGTGTGTCTGAGCAATGCTTCCGGCGGGCACTTGTGCGTGGATGGTCACGAGAGCAGTTGGATGGCCACCCCGTCGTCCGTCAGAGTCGTTGCGACTAAGTCGTGCACACTCTCGTGCGCTGCAATGACAAGCAGTTGTTGCGCTCGGGATGCGCCGACATACAAGACGCGTCGGGCTTCGCCGGGTTCGTCGGCACACCACTGTTGGACTCCGTCTTCCTCTTGTACCTTAAATGGTTTCGGCACGACCAATATGACTGCAGGTGCCTGCAAGCCTGTGTAGCCATGGACGGTGGAGTACTCGAACTCGACGACGGATCTGGTCGGAAGCGTGGGCCACACATCGCCTGGCGGTCTGTTCACCCCTTTGAGAGCGTGATTGAGAACTCGACGACGGCGTGCGTCTGCGGTGGTCAGTGCATGGAAGTGGGCTCCTGGTTGAGTTGGTGAGGTCGACGCCCGCAGCCGAATCGAGGAGCCCACCGATGCCATCATCGGCCATCTCACCGTGCCCGTCGTGTCGGCCCCACACGGCGGGCGGACACCGTTGCGCGGTGTACCCGTAGTCGGTCACCGACGCACAGTGGGCGATCCTGCAACCGCTGCTGCCGGCGCCGGGCAACACCGCAGGTCGCGGCGGCAGGCCCGAGAAGCATTGCCGCCGACTCGTATTGGACGCCATCCTGTACCTGGTTCGCGGTGGGATCGCGTGGCGGCAACTGCCGGCGGAGTTTCCGCCGGCCGGGACGGTGTACGCGATCTTCGTGCGTTGGATCTGTGGCGGGGTCTGGCATCGCATCCTCGACACCCTGCGCGACCGGCTGCGGGTGCGAGCGGGGAAGGGATCGCTGTCCGACCGCGGCGATCATCGATTCGCAGACTGTCCCGGTCGCCGACACGGTGCCCCGATCCGGTACCGGATGGGACGGCGCGAAACGAACGACCGGTGTGAAACGCCACATCGCGGTGGACGTGACCGGGCTGTTGTTGGCAGTCGGCGATCGCATCGAGCAACTCGGCGTGGTCGAGTCGCCGGGGCGAACACCACACCACCACAGCCGCGGTCCGCGGGCAGTCGTGCACCGCCCGCACCCCGGAAATCTTGGTGACGGCATCCTCGATCGCCACCGCGCCACCGCGCCACCGCGCCATCGCGTGTCCGGAGATATTTGGAGCGCCCGCGCAACTGAGGATCGCAGCGAGCTGCTCGCCTTCCTGCCGCTCGGGCCCACAGCGACTCGGCGGTGTTACCGGGATCGTGCAGGCACCGCCGAAAAGCGTCGAAATCGCACTTACTGGTCGGTAATTCGGATGCGGGAAGTGGCGCGATGGCATGGACCATAGACTCTGGACTTCCATGCTCCGGCCCACGAGAATCACTGAAGTGCCGCCCGTCACGATTATGTGCCGGTGACCGTGTAACTCGCGTGAGCTGATACCCGTCGTTGGCGGGGGCTGCGCTTGGCTGCACCACAAACCCCTCCTTGGAGCCGCGACTCGCCAGCCACGAATCGAGCTCCCGATCGTGTCCTGCTCATTCCTGCGCGTCGACACCGCGCCCTTCGCCGCTCTGGTCAGGGGTGCAGTCCCATCGGCACGCCCGTCCAACCCGGTACCGATACCGATAGTGCATTAGTTGATCCATTAATAGTGTTGGACTCGCATCACACACTGCTCGTACTGTGATTTCAGTCGCATCACCTCGATTCAGGAGAACTTCTTGACCACCTTTGCGCCGGACGAGCTCGCTGGACACCTTGGCTCCGGATTGCTGTCGTTCCCGGTTTCCCACTTCACCGAGAATCTCGCCATCGACGAGACTGCATACCGGGAGAACATCTCTCGGCTGACCAGCTACGAGGTCGCCGGGATCTTCGCCGCCGGCGGCACCGGCGAGTTCTTCTCTCTCACCGGCGGTGAGATCAGCACGCTGGTACGGGCCGCGGTCGCCAGCGCACCGGAGAACACCCCGGTTCTCGCTCCGGCCGGCCTCGGCTCAATGCAGGCGATCGATATGGCCCAGGATGCCCAGGCCGCCGGCGCCGACGGTGTCCTGCTGTTCCCGCCCTACCTCACCGAAGCATCCGGCGATGGCTTGCGCGAATACGTCCGAGCGGTCTGCCGGAACACTGAACTTGGCGTGGTGGTCTACAACCGGGCCAATGCCGTCTACCCCGCCGACGCGTTGGCTGAAATTGCCGAGGCCTGCCCCAACTTCATCGGATTCAAGGACGGCGTGGGTGACCTGGAGGCCATCACCCGTATCCACGGCCTGCTCGGTGATCGGCTGGTCTACATCGGCGGCCTGCCGACCGCAGAACTGTTCGCACTGCCCTACCTGGAGCTGGGGGTCACCACCTACAGTTCGGCCATTTTCAACTTTCTTCCCGACTTCGCGCTGGCTTTTTACCGCGCCGTCCGCGCCCGGGACACCGTGACGGTGCGCCGTCTGCTGAACGACGTGGTCCTGCCCTACGCGGCAATCCGCGACCGCAAGCCCGGCTACGCGGTGAGCATCGTGAAGGCGGGTATGCGCCTCACCGGACACTCGGCGGGACCCGTTCGGCCGCCGCTGACCGAGCTCGATGAGACCGAGGTGGCCTTGCTGTCCGACGTCGTCAACGCTGCCAACCAGCTCACTCCGGCGCTGGCCACAGCAGGTTCGTGAGGGAAACACCGATGATTACCCATGGTGTCGACAGCCGTGTTGCCGCCGCCGCGCAGACACCGACCGGCGCAATGGTCATCGGCAACACACCCGTGGACGGTGCTGCGATCGCGCGGTTCCTCCGCCGGGTCGCCCACCAGGACCTGCTGCCTTCGACCCGGCGGGCTCGACCCTCCGCCGGTATCCGGCGGAGGGTGGACGGACCTCAGACCCACCCCAGACCCATTGGTAAGGATGAACGGCCATGACCGCATCGAAAATCCAGACCAGCGCGAGCATTATCGAACCACCGGTAGCCAGCGAACCGACGGGCATCCCTGCTCGCGGCAGACCGCGAATACGGCGAGACTCGCTGATGACCGGCGTCAAAGCCGCCGTGGGCATCCTCGGGCTGTTGGGCCTCTGGCAGCTCGCGGTCGTCGTCACCGACCCGCCCGAATTCATTCTGGTCGGCCCGCTCGCGGCGTTCCAAGAGTTGTTCATCCGGCCGGACTACTTCGTCACCAATGCGTGGGTCACCATCGGTGAAGCGCTTGCCGGGTTCGTTGGCGGTGTTCTGCTGGGTGTCCTGT
This genomic interval carries:
- the kdgD gene encoding 5-dehydro-4-deoxyglucarate dehydratase codes for the protein MTTFAPDELAGHLGSGLLSFPVSHFTENLAIDETAYRENISRLTSYEVAGIFAAGGTGEFFSLTGGEISTLVRAAVASAPENTPVLAPAGLGSMQAIDMAQDAQAAGADGVLLFPPYLTEASGDGLREYVRAVCRNTELGVVVYNRANAVYPADALAEIAEACPNFIGFKDGVGDLEAITRIHGLLGDRLVYIGGLPTAELFALPYLELGVTTYSSAIFNFLPDFALAFYRAVRARDTVTVRRLLNDVVLPYAAIRDRKPGYAVSIVKAGMRLTGHSAGPVRPPLTELDETEVALLSDVVNAANQLTPALATAGS